TAGTAATGAAGTGTAATGTGATTACAGCTTGTGTCTGTCCTCCTGTAAGGAAGCTGTCTGGACATAATGAACTACGCTGCATCTTTCTAGCGCTTCCTGCTGCTATTGTCCTCTCAGCAGAAGGAACACCAAGGCGCTGACGTTTGCTACAGTAGAGGCTCGTTCCTGATTCCTGTGGTTTCCCGATGGATTATAATTTCTTCCCCTCAGAGCCCAGATGAGGACTGTGCATATCGAGATTAAGGCCGATAGATAATCCGATCACAGCGCTGTTTGAACTCATAACGGTTTAACACCCATTCAAGCAGTTTGCCTTGAAAATTCATGAGGAATATTTCCATCAATTACATTTCAACTTTACCAGTACTGGATTGATTTTAGAACACTTGATGACATTATTTCAAAGACCTAAATAAACTACTAACCTATCTCATACAATCTAACACATATCTATAGGTCCTCgttgtgttattttacataatgCTCTTTTCAgcagtttagattttttattaatCATTAACTAGATGTGAATGTGGGCTTTTCATGAGAGCCAGTAATGTTGTGTTAATATATAAACTACATCTTTCCAACTGCCCAAAGGCAGGTTTAACCCTTTAGAAACTGTGTGTTTAAAGAATCAGCTGAGTGAAGcaaagacagaataaaaataacattaaggTTGTTTTAAGGTGGAACTGGGCTGAATTTCAGCGAAGGACACTTAAAGCAATTTGATCTACCATACCTGCCATCTGTAAAATCAGCCTGtgagttttcttttctgtggaaACAGTTGTTTAGGTTTAGCGTTCACAATAGTTTGAACATCTATTGCTCCATGACGACTTGTGGAAGACAATTTCATGCGGTTAAAAGCTCTGGAACAGGTTCTAAACTAACCCTATGAGATTCTTTTGTAAATTAGAAATGGtactttgagaaaaaaaaacaaaactaccacaaaaaccctctgtgtcctctttttttttttaacttcagtaCTGTGAGATATAAGACAGCAAATGGAAAATTATCCACACTTTAAAGAgcctttttaatttatttaatttatttatttaatttttaatttagttttaaagaGTTGGTGAAAATGAAACGGTAAAAGAAACATTTAGGATATAAACACAGTtgttaaggaattttttttgaGAAGTCATagatttttccaccaaaaaccaTCTTTTCTGTAGATCATCATAGCTACAGAAGAGattttttagaagaaaaaaacagatggcTTTTAGAAAAGAACCCTCAAAAgtcaagaaagaaaacaaatgaaaaacataacacataaattacataaaaaatagaGCGtcttaaaaatgtgccatagcGATATAAAAGGATTGAATCAAACAATTAGCAGAAATTTAAGACATTTCAGTGCCGCAAAAGCAAACAGTAGAATAGTTATAAATCCAGTCCCGTGCACCCGAACGAGAAGGCAGACGTGTCGATGAAATCacataagataaaaaaaacttcagctTCAGGAGTCTCAtagtgtttttgtatgtttggtGTGGAAAATGTCTACGGTGGTTTCTTGGCACTGCCTCAGGTCGTAGTCACAATATCCAACAGAGAATCGGCCCTGTGGGACAGAACGATCGTCAGAAGAGCTGATTCACAGATCGTCTACAACTAAAGGATGAATATTAATCATACTATGAAGAATGAAGCCTCACCTTTGCTCTCTTGAAGTAATCCAACCCTCTTCCGATTTTTATGATCCAACCGTTGTCAAACCTAAAGGAAAAATTCAGTCTAGCTTACTTGCCTGAGCAAACACATGGctaatgtgaaagaaaacactttatattaaagtatgtgtttttttttttcaaaagatagAAAAGCatgtcaaaaatgtgaaaaaagaaaagtgtagCTGCTGTAAACAGAGAACTCCCAGCTGTACCTGATCTCCCTGTCGTGTATGGTGGAGGAATACTGCAGATCCAGAGCGACTCCCTGAGAGCTAAGACTCTCTCTGAGCTCAGCTAAAGCGCTGCTCTGCTGGCTGCTGTCAGTCTGCAGGACGGGATGGGTGGCGGTGAAACAGCACAAACTGGACAGAAGGGACGACTGCAcggcaaaaactctaaatctgacCGAgtgtatttgtcttatttttggtcaaaatgtctcatcccacttgatttaagataaattcacttaacaagagacatttcagcagatggagggacttgttttagacaatgcatcttaaatatcttgttaagtcaaacagtcttgaaattatttcactttgagttcattttacaagaaacaaggttcattttccttttcatacatttttccaGCTGAGGTGTTATTTGTAGAAGTTACACAATCTGgatttaagaaataaacttcACTTGATTCAAGTAAATGCGTTTTATTGGAAAATAACTATTAGTTCATATTGTCAAGTTTGCTAATGCATTGCTgcaaattctaaaataaatagttgATTTCAATACTAGACTGTTTACATGGTGTAGAGTTATTTATAAATGAGGGAGGAAGAACCATGGTCATATTTACAACTAATGTATTTTCAACCAACTGTATGCAGGCAGATATCTGAAAATgcttaaatcacatttttaaatcttgtttGAAGGACAAGCTGGTCTTAAATCTAGAGTCATGTCTCTGTTATACaacctaaaataaatcaaatacatcttaaattttatactcaacatgaatgtttaaaaagcaaatgtctacttttgagttaaaaacagctgcttgGCTAAAACACAACACCTCCAAATGCTGTCAAAACACGACTAAATATTAGGATTTCTATCTAAATGTGAGAAGACATATCTGAAAATGCTCCAATAatctttgtagttttatttcacGTACAGGATGGTCTTAAATCTAGAGACGTGCCACAATAATatgactcaaaataagtttaatacatctcatattaggaggttacatgaaagcaaaaatctgtttttgagtgaaaaactgcttcttttttagcatatctggcttattataagacacctaagcttgacaatcctggtaaaatagagcttaaaataagttttcccagctaattttgagatctcaatcttctaaatatcatatcttatttcaagaaatcttaccaagacatttttcacttgttctattggcagatttttcacttatttcacagtaaaagttccttgaaataagtttttcttttattgttttgagaggagcattttttccagtgtgtggCTGCTATGTATTCACTATACAGTGTGACCTCATTAGTTAAACAACCTACTTCATCCTGTGAAGTGAGGAGATGGATCTTTTTCACCTTGCAGGAGGCTTTAAGCAGCATCTCACAGAACCGCAGGAAGTTATACAACtgtggtggagaggagagaggaaagggtTGTAGAAGTTTGGTGCTAAACTACTATTGACTATTCTAAACTATTATTCAAACTAAAGGTGAAAACTGCTTCAGTcgctgtaaaaaacaaacaaaaaaaacacattaacaaacacaaaacacattttttttatgtgggaACCAATTTTCAGAGTTATGTTTTACTAAGCTCCActtcactgtaaaatgttgttataactttatttacattaacaatttttaaaaatcatttactAGTGATTAAAACAAATTTGTCAGTTTCAGGACAGGCGAAGAATTGATTGACTAAATAGACTAAAGATTTTACACACTCGCTTTGTcatgaatttagttttttattatttaagtacaaaagaagacaaggcgccatttttaaaatgtaaaggcaaaaatgtaaaactatgaattaaatcaaactaataaCCGATTAATGTTTAAGCAAATGAGTGAAGTCACGTGTCcattataataaaaatgtgtttcttttggcAGATTCTCAAATATGCAGACTATTTGTGCAAAATGTCAATGCTCCAATGGTATGTAATTTGATTATATTTTAACTTcattgacaaaaacgagacacaaaacaataaaaacgagacacaaaatgacaaaaacaagacaagatgttaaaaacaagacacaaaatgacaaaaacaagacacaaaatgacaaaaataagacacaaaatgacaaaaacaagacacaagatgataaaaacaagacacaaaatgacaaaaacaagacacaaaatgacaaaaataagacacaaaatgacaaaaatgagacacaaaacaactgggATTTTTACATCAGTCAGCTCACATTTggtaacaacaacaataataataataataataataccaggTAATACAGCAGTCCATACTCGCATTAACCGAGCATCTTAAAAGATAAACTGATTAAACTGATAAAACTTACAGTAGTTGCAACCCTTGGATGAACAGTTTTAagcaaagagggaaaaaaacacacataataaaccaGTGATGACACCAAAGGTCTTACTTGGTGTGTGTGTCGTATGTATGGATCCTGCACCCAGACCTCTGTGAGAGCACCGCTGATGTACGGCTTGAACAGAACCTCATAGCTGTAACCGGTGGCATCCTCTGATATTCTTATCTGCTCATGGTACTTCCCATCTGTGAGGACAGAGGATGAATTTTAGCCTTTCAGTAAAAGATATTGGTCTGTATTTAACCTCAAACACACATGATCCCCTCCTGATCTGCCAAGAATCCCAGACCGGTACAGTCCTACACTGAAATACCATCCAGATGTATGCAGATGACACCGTTATCCACACTCATGGGAAGGAAAGACTATCAGATGGTGAAAGTGACAAGATGGTTGAATGAATCGTGTCTCACCTTAAACGTCAGAAAAACTGCCACTatattttttcagaataaacaaaaacaaatggacTGTCCTCACATAATGGTAAATGGAAGCCATGAATAGTGACATGTTATAAATATCTTTGACTCCATGCTCAGCTTTAAAAAGCAGATTGAACAAATGAGCCGGACACTgaaatacagtcatggaaaaaatgattagaccacccttgttttcttcaatttcttgttcagtttagtgcctggtaccactaaaggtctactacctgaagaatacaatgaacacgactttaaatgcagctgattccataatactttctGTCCTATCtgacctgcttcagcttcattgtattccagggtctataagaggacatttcatgtcatcagcagcacatccaaaggcctagagtggtttcctgctgacattcaagccgtagcacaactcagaagctgtcagctctcacataacgcctaaaactaaagaattatgtgaagccacaaaggcagccatcatgaGTGAGAGACGGGTAgcgaaaaaaactgaagatctccaagacagacgttcattccaccaagaaaaaaacagcccaacatggttctaccaaactgctagctggtcaggaaacgtctttctacccaccagatgaccgtcactcatccattcctgtcaggaatcgtcctcagacctccagggaccttaaaaatgagtggacactgtggagaaatgggacttgttggACAATGACGGTTGGAAAgtgacttcttgaagctggtctgaagtcccaCAGAGCAGGAacaagcccttcatcaaggaaaggcagaggaaagctggttactctttgctgggatcacaaggattggactgttgatgattggactgaggttctcttcagggatgaatccagttttcagttgatgtccactccagccaacttcctggttaggaggaagcctggagaagctacaaaccagactgtctgcccctacagtaaaacatgggggtggatcagtgaccatctgggttagtttcagtctgggtggaacagggcagatgaaccaggtcatgtttggggctactctagaaaacagtcttcttccatcaactggaaaactctttcctacctccaatgactggattttccaacaagacaaggtcagttaaatcCTGgttggagaaccagaacattggaatcATGCCTTGGTtactcaatcaccagatctaaatccaactgaaaacctgtggaaaatcatcaggcactaaatggagaaccacaagctgaaaaacaaagcaaattaattAGAATTAGtgaacaggaatgggctgctgtgacagcagaacaatgtcagaagctggtggagaacatccaagacgcatggatgcagtcatcagaaacaatggttatgaatcagtactaactcctgtgtggatcatgggactaaaacagacagaaaagaaaacatggaatcctaaaagctgtttttggcagaacaatgctaTAGATATTGATGGAATGGATTTAGATTATTATCAAGAataccatggaaaatgtctgatatcaggtctgaaattaaactctaatcagctattttttttgttactatTATATTTATCCAAACAAATGGACCTTTAGTTGTActaggcattaaaatgaacaagaaactgaagaaaactagGGTGGTCTACtcatttttccatgactgttcATGTTTCATTcttatataaatgtattttaggCCAAATGACCACACACCTTTAGTGGATATTTACCTTCTTTCATGTGGTTCACCTGAGCTTTGACCTGCTCTGCTCTGTCCATGTAGCCCTTTATCTTCTCCCTGTAGTGTCCTCTCTTTGATTCATCTTTCACAACTGCTCacatgagacagaaaacacaaaaaaagtgatGGCATTTATCTTTTAGACCGCTTGTATTGTGTATATTGTTCATAAAGGCGTTAACGGGACCTTTGAGGacgtctatgagcagctggatGCCCTCCTGGTAGCAGACCAGAGCCTCCTGAAAGCGGCCGCTCTGGTCCAGCTCCACCGCCCGCCTCAGGACGGACACGGCGGACGCCTCCATCCCCGCCACGtggttttctgtcattattaGGTCCTGTTGTCGTCTTTTAAAACATCCTATGTGACAGAAAACCACTAATGAAAGTTGTGCTACCCTTCCGAGTTCGTTACAAAAATAAGTCCCGGAGAAACGTAGTGGCTGAAGAAAAGCTCCGCGtacagttttgatttaaaacataCAGCTGAAGTATCCGGATTCATAATGAATCgtaaaatattaaacttaaCATCTTTGAGTTGTTTTTAAGATCTCAAATATACTCGGAAAACCAAGAATATGGACATTGTTCAACGAAAATGTGCCACATCGGAGACATTTCAATGTAACTCCGAACGCTTCCGGTCGACACACGGAGCAAACGTGACTTACAATGACACTAACGTGACTTTAATTTggatttactgttatttttcgGCCTTGAAATAACATTGTAGGGGTAGATTAGTTGCAGATGGTATAAACGCAGGTGTGTTTTAATAACGTTCAGCTACACTCGGTGTTGTTTTGCGGTGAGCAGCGGTAACCTTGGAGTGGAGCGGGATCCCAGAATACAACATGTCAGCTCTCTGTAGGGGTTTTAACTTCTTATCGGTCAAGGTAAGTgcaacagtttgtgtttcttttttattgtgttaGACTTCAAATGTccaattctgtaaaaaacaaaaaacaaatggatggatggatggatggatggatggatggatagatggatagatagatagatactttattaatcctgaaggaaattcaagtgttcagcagcttacatgcAACGAAAGGTGGGTATAGtatccaaaaattgtactcaagtaagagtaacgttacttcaaaataatatcactcaagtagaagtaaaaaatagtcatccaaaaaattactcaagtaaaactaaaaaagtatttggtgaaaagactactcaagtactgagtaactgtttgattgtaatgccggatttatttttttagaagtgATGTGATCAggcagacaaaaatgtaaaataatgtgcaaattctggtgtttccaaataataaaataaaaaataaataacatctttacaaaatgacaagttaaggcagaagaaacacaaatttccaaatctgtgTTTCataacataaagcttttgaaacaaatacctgtagtaaggtaacgttTGTATAtgtgaacagtgcaaactacttccagtgacaagataatactgtatttcacttccttccaaatggcacaggctcCGTAGATcgaaaataacattacaactcGGGCTGGACCCGAACATCCCAATATTCAGTCGTTGTGGTGGTATcggaatattaattttgagatttgAATATTTGAATGTAGCCTGGTGTAACGGAGTGAGAGGAGCGTTTCCTCTTCACAAATCTACTcgagtaaaagtaaaaagtatggcagagtaaaactactctcagaagtacattttttttccaaagttactcaagtaaatgtgaCGAAGTACATGTAACTCGCCTCTGCATACaacaatataaaatgacaaaaacacacgaCAGGCAGGTTAGTAGCATTAAAGGTTAGGATATACTCTGAAAAACTTGCTctacaatactataaaaaacacttcaaattttaaaatctctATAAATGTtcaatgtaattaaaattcaatatgcAATATTTACTCATTTCAAGGCACCGTGATTTCAAGTGAATTTAAGGGATTTATAGTGACTTTGACAGGCAGTAGGAAAACAGTTAAACTACCGAAGGTGCACAGACGTTTTACTATCACATTGGATCAGTCCTAATGTGATCATGACAGAGACCCCCCTGAACACTCAGCGATGAGTTGTACAGTCTGATGGCATAAACCTGCCTTGTAGCCATTGCTATATAAAACTGCTTTCTTTTTAACTCCTCCTTGCATATTTTACAGGCCCTGACAGAAGCTCCAGTTTTGTCATCCTGCGTGTGGACTGTGTCGGCGCGCAGCAAATTTTCCAAAGCAAGAATTCCAAAAGAGGTAAGAAGCAAGCAACAGTCTTAGATTCCCTATTTATCAGTTACACATGATTTAATGAGCTGTATATTAGTAAAGGAATCACAGTAATTAAGTTACAGCATCAGCTAATGATGATGCTCCTTTGTCTCTCACTTGTAACTGATTAAAACtttcctgcagctcatttgctctgctgtcagtggtcaaaatctctgtatttttctttacagCATTTTGCTGAGCGATCACAAGAGCATGAGAAATATGGAGGTGATCCAGACCAGCCTCATAAACTGCACATAGTGACACGAGTCCGGAGTGTGATCCGAAGGCCATACTGGGAGAAGGACATTGTGAAGTACTTAGGGCTGCAAAAGGTAAACTTACTGTCGTTATTACAGCCCACAGCAGGTTAGGTTTCTTTTCATCATGCATTAAAGCTATTCAAAAATGGGAATGTGTGTTTGAGGATTGATCATGTGTAAACAAGTCATGTGCAACACTTGATATAAACACATGCCAACATCACGTCTTAAAATTTCTCAGCCATTATTTTAATGCCTGACTAGCATTTCTCTGTGTCTCGATGATGCCTTGTAGTCTAAATAAACAGTTTCTGTCGAGATAAATGAGCAGCATGGAAGGATGATCCCAAAAAGTTTTAGCTGTAATTGTATCATATTGCGGccgggcggctgtggctcaggtggtagagcgggtcgtccaatgatcgaagggtcggcgtttcgattcccactctgtcctagtcatgtgctgttgtgtccttgggcaagacactttacccacctggcctccagtgctgctactcacactggagtatgaatgcgtgtgaatgttggtggtggtcggaggggccgtaggcgcagattgttagccacgcttccgtcaatctgccccagggcagctgtgactacaaatgtagtttaccaccgccgagtgagaatgtgtgagtgaatgaataatggagtCATTGtgagcgctttgagtgccttgaaaagcactatataaatctaatccattattattattattattattgacaaGATACAGAATCTGTCCACTCTAGAGGCACCAACAACGTTTATTATGTCATTTTCTAGAGTCAAAATTCTCCTGAATTCACagcctttttattattttttgtacttACTCTGGTCTGTCTTTGTCTTGCATTTAGGCTCAGGTTCCTGTAATTCACAAGAATACACCTGCAGTTAATGGGCAACTGAAGATTATCAAACACCTTGTGAGGTAAGATTAATGCACACAAAGTCTCCACACACCTGCTGTAAAAAAAGTCATGAAGTCTAATTAAAGAGTGCCGTGCAATAAAACCATGACATAACAAAAGTATAGATTTAGTGTGACTCACTATAAAGTAATCGACTAGATGGGattaatagaatagaatagctttattttCATCATACATATGggggcatgacgaaaatataagtAGCTGCCTCTGGATGGTGCATTGaaacaaattaatttaacaataaataataaaatcaattgtacatataaaacaaaactgcattaaGAATTCCAACATATGCGATAGAGGCAagatatatacagtacagtggGGAGGTAATGagatcaaataaaaaccaataaaacagaataaatgttcaagattcaagaactttgtcatacacacagcagaaacacagtggttaccctgagtgatgaaattcttattttgcaaACTCtcttcacacaactgaaagaACATAACATAACAAATATGGGCAGGAGAGTGCACATAAGCAGCATTATTAAAAGTGACACTGTGCGTTActctggaaaaaatgcccctctcagaacaagaaagaaaaggtaatttcaaggaacttttaccttgaaataagtgaaaaaatctgccaatgaacaagtgaaaaaatgtcttggtaagatttcttgaaataagatatgatatttagaatattgagatcttaaaattagctgggaaaacttattttaagctatattttaccaggattgtcaagcttaggtgtcttaaaattagccagacatgcttaaaaaaaattgtagtttttcactcaaaaatagatttttgctttcatgtaacctcctaatttgagatgtattaaccctcctgttgtcttcatttatgggcaccaaaaaatattgtttccttggcaaaaaaattccccaaatttctgaaaatttgcaaaaacttcaggaagaaaagtccaataattccttaaaggttttccttaaaaaatttatgttaaaaaaaaaaaaaaaaaatcccccaaatttggcaaggaaattcttgtaaatattttcaaaaaatgagtaaaaatcttccaaaaaaatcctaaaaatatctaaagtgattacatatatatcagtaaaacttctaatattttcttttttccaccaaaaaatgttcaaagatttcccaaaagtgttgaaaatgtggacatcagaa
This DNA window, taken from Amphiprion ocellaris isolate individual 3 ecotype Okinawa chromosome 11, ASM2253959v1, whole genome shotgun sequence, encodes the following:
- the mitd1 gene encoding MIT domain-containing protein 1, which gives rise to MTENHVAGMEASAVSVLRRAVELDQSGRFQEALVCYQEGIQLLIDVLKVVKDESKRGHYREKIKGYMDRAEQVKAQVNHMKEDGKYHEQIRISEDATGYSYEVLFKPYISGALTEVWVQDPYIRHTHQLYNFLRFCEMLLKASCKVKKIHLLTSQDETDSSQQSSALAELRESLSSQGVALDLQYSSTIHDREIRFDNGWIIKIGRGLDYFKRAKGRFSVGYCDYDLRQCQETTVDIFHTKHTKTL
- the mrpl30 gene encoding 39S ribosomal protein L30, mitochondrial, with product MSALCRGFNFLSVKALTEAPVLSSCVWTVSARSKFSKARIPKEHFAERSQEHEKYGGDPDQPHKLHIVTRVRSVIRRPYWEKDIVKYLGLQKAQVPVIHKNTPAVNGQLKIIKHLVRIQPLKTPSGLPAEQDMADTYINSKGELIVRRLLQPVDQKAIES